The sequence AGGCCAACATACTAGCGGAGTCCGTAGAAAACCACGCCAGCAGCTTGGTCACTATCATCAGCCCCGCCGCTACCATGGCCGCCTTGGCCGCCCGCGTGACTAACCGTTCATACGTCGAGGTCTCAGAAATCACCTCATCCTTACTATTCACCACAAACTCCTTACCGGTTCGTGAAGGGAGAAGCGTGAGGGGTGAGGCGTAAAACACGCCCGCCTGTTAGCTTGGTATTTTTCGCCCTCACCATTCCCACCTCCCCCTTCACAGTCTTTAGCTATTTTCCACCAACAAAATCATGTTGGCGCCAAGCTTCGTAACTGATGATGGCCACCGCATTGGATAAGTTCAAGCTGCGGCTATCGGGCTGCATAGGAATGCGAATACGACATTCAGGTTCAATGTCTGCCAATACAGTGTCTGGCAGGCCGCGGGTTTCTGGGCCAAAGAGCAAGATGTCTCCTGCCTGATAGCTGGCTTTATGATGGGGCTGACTGCCTTTGGTAGTGCAGGCAAAAATACGTTTTCCTGCCACGGCGAGCAAGAAGGCGGCATAGTCTTTGTGCAGTGAAATACGGCCAAAATCTGCGTAATCCAAGCCGGCGCGGCGTAAGCGCTTTTCTTCCAGTTGAAAACCCATGGGCTCAATCAGGTGCAAATGGCAGCCATTATTACGCGCCAAGCGCATGATGTTGCCGGTATTAGGCGCGATTTCGGGTTCATAGAGCGCAATTTCAAACATGGGTTAATACTCTTAAAGACTAAAGACGTTCTCGCCACGGAATACACGGAAGGACACGGAAAAATGAGAACGGATAAAATACTAATATTTAGTTAGTCAGACCTTACAAAAGATATGTGACTTTGCTCTTTTATTATTCTATGTCTGTGTTTTTCCGTGTATTCCGTGGCAAAAATAAGTTTAGATTTGGCTTTTATATCTCGTTTTATCCTAATTTAGGCTTCACGCAGCTCCGTCGCTGATAAATCCTTGGCCCCGCTCCAATCGCCACCAGGCCCAGCCTAAGGTGATA comes from Oceanisphaera profunda and encodes:
- a CDS encoding tRNA (cytidine(34)-2'-O)-methyltransferase, whose protein sequence is MFEIALYEPEIAPNTGNIMRLARNNGCHLHLIEPMGFQLEEKRLRRAGLDYADFGRISLHKDYAAFLLAVAGKRIFACTTKGSQPHHKASYQAGDILLFGPETRGLPDTVLADIEPECRIRIPMQPDSRSLNLSNAVAIISYEAWRQHDFVGGK